CAGGCCCAGcttctgtggctcctgggctgggCCCTGCGGGGTCTTCGGGGACAGCCACCAGTGCTCTTCAAGCCGCAACTGGTACGGCTGCTGGGCACAGCCCAGCTGACGCTGCTGCACGCCACGCTGGCTCTGAAGGCGGCCTTCGGCGAGGCCCTGTTCACGGCCCAGGATGAGGTCTTGCTGCTTCGCCGGCTCACCTTGGCTGCTCAGCACCCAGCCCTGCCGCTGCCCACCCATCTCTTCTACCTGCACTGTCTCTTGAACTTTCCTGAGAACTGGCCGCTGGGACCCACAGGTGAGGAGGCCGCCCCACTGTTGCTGGGGTCCCAGCTCTGCCGTGGCCTCCTGCCCAGCCTCCTGCATGAGCCGATGGCCCTCCTGGCCCGCCTGCACCTGCTGTGTCTTCTCTGcatggaagaggaagaaaaggaggaaaagggcCAGGATCAGAGTCCCCGGCACTATCTGGAGGAGCTCCTGGCTGGCCTGCGGCAGAGGGCGGCCCTGGACAGTGGCCCCCGGGCCTTGGCTACTCTCTGCTTCCAGGCCTCATACCTAGTTGCTCACTGCCTGGCTGGGCAACCTGTGGTACTGACACCTTTGACCCAGGGACTGGCCCAGTTGTACCGAACCCGGCCTGCGCTGGCTCCCCATTTCGTAGATCTCTTGGATCGAGTGGGCCCTGAGCTGCAGGAACCCTTGAGGGTGGCCTTGCGGCAGGAGGTGGTGTCCAGGCCGGGCAGAGAGGAGGCCCTCCGTTGGCACCTGCTGATGCTGGCCAGGGTGGCAGACGGGGATGCCCAGAGTGCCACCCTCAACTTTCTGTGGGCTGCAGCCACCCACTGCACGGACTGGGGCCTCCAGCAGGCCCTGCTGCGGGTCTGCCGGGCCCTGCTGCGGGCAGGCGTTGGAGGAGGCCTGGCGGACTTGCTACAGGCGCTGGCCAGGCAGCTGGAGGACCCTGATGGGCAGGACCACGCACGCCTCTACTACATTCTCCTGGCCCACCTGGCAGGCCCCAAGCTGGGGGTGGCCCTGGGCCCCTCCCTTGCCGCACCTGCACTGGCCTCCTCACTGGTGGCCGAGAACCAGGGCTTTGCTGCGGCGCTGATGGTGCAGGAGGCTCCGGCCCCGGTTCGGCTAAGCGTGGGTCCCCGCAGAGCCGAGGGCCCAGTCCCGGTGCTCCAGCTCCAGGTGGAGGTGCTAGAGCCAGTGTATTCTCTGGAGCTGCGCTTCCGTGTGGAAAGACAGCTCTACGCACCCTTGGGGGCTGTCCACGTGCCCTGCCTGTGCCCCGGCCGCCCCACCCGCCCTCTGCTCCTGCCTCTGCAGCCTCGACGCCCGGCTCCCGCGAGGCTGGCTGTGCGTGCCCTGTATAGCACACCCAGCGGCCTCACGTGCCACGCTCACCTGCCACCCCTGCTTGTGACCTTCGCTGACCTCTTCCTGCCTTTCCCCCAGCCCCCTGAGGGGGCCCGGCTGGACTTCTTTGAGGAGCTCTGGGACTCCTGCCTGCCGAAAGGTGCCGAGAGTCGCTTGTGGTGCCCTCTCGGCCCAGAGGGGCTGGAGGCCTTGGTGTCCCGCCACCTGGAGCCCTTTGTGGTGGTGGCCCAGCCCCCCGTCAGCTACCTCGTAGCCATCCGTCTGCCCCCAGACTCGCGGTTGCTGCTGCGGCTGGAGGCAGCCCAGGCGGACGGAGTGCCTGTGGCCCTGCGGACTGACGACTGGGCCGTGCTGCCCCTGGTGGGGGACTACCTCCGTGGGCTGTCAGCGGCTGGCTGAGCCCCGGAGCCAGGCCGGGGGCGAACAGGACCGTGGCCTTTGCAGGCTCTTGCCCTGGAAGGGCTGCTGAGAACCAGGACACAGCACTGTGGCTCCTttctttaaaacacacaaaaaatgacaTTTGCTAACAGCACTGACTGGTTTGTTTCCTTTTGGGGCCTGGTTGGGGGCAGGCAACTGGGATGGGGATCAGAGGCTCTAGGAGAGCTTCCAAGCTATGGAACCCCCAGACTGCAGGGCATCAAACTTCCTTCCTGCCCAGATATGCCTAGCATTCTCTAGAATCCCTGCCCAGGAGGTAGAAGAAAAAAGAGCCACATCTTTGCTTCTCAGAGAGGGATAAGCCTTGCCCCAAACCACCCAGCAAGTTCGGAATGGAAATGAAGCTGGGTTTGGACCTGACCTATGAGCCAGTGCTTTTCAACTCCAGAGCTTTGCAAGGTCCCTGCACCCAGAGCTTAGTTTAGCTAGGACGGTGGACCGATGGGAGAAGCAGTGAGAGTAAGCTGTAGCAGCCTGCTGGTCCCTGCCCTAGGGAAGGGGGTTCCTAGGCTGTGTTGATTGGAGCCAACTTGGAAGGATCTGCTAGTAAGGTTTGGGGGCTGATGGAACGGACCTCCCATGATCTGGGCTGAAATTAAGATGACTTTTCCtcactgcagccttccaggctcctcattccatggaattctccaggcaagaatattggagtgggttgccatgtcctcctccaggggaaattcccgacccagggataagCCCACTCTGTGGACCTAAGAATCTTGCCAGGTATGGAGACAGTTCCCCCAGTCCTTTTTCCAAACATGCAAGATAACAGGGTTCAGATGTATTCAGGCCAACTCTGCTACTAGTCACCAAGCTGTTTTCCTCACACATTGCCTCACTTCATCCTTGCAACAGCTCAGCAGGGccccacagatgaggaaatctgTAGGCCAGAGGGGTTGAGTGATTTTCCTACAGTCACCCAGCTGGTTGGTAATCATGTTTTGTCATCGTGGATCAGGTTTCCATTACCACAGGGCCGCGTCCCCACTCCTCCCTGCCCTGGATGTCCCCCAGAGGCTGTAGGAGCAGCAGTGGTGAGTGCTGGGTGGAGAATGGCCAGAGGCTTGGGCCTTACTGCTCTGGGGAAAGGGGCTCTTTGGCCCCTGCCTCTTGGGCACCCAATCTTCCCCTCCTATTTGGGGTGGgcgagggaaggaaagaagggctcAAGAAGGACAAGTAGGGCTGTTGCAGAGCTGGTCAGGAGGAGGTCTGTCCAAAGGTGGAGCTGCTGCAGTAAGTTGCCATGTGATCTGGGCAAGCCATTGCCAAACCAGTAAGTGTTCAGTTCTAGGAAACAGAAGCCAAGTCTGCAAATGTTAACGAGTGTCTGGAGTAGGTTAGAGCTTGGACTAGGGGAAGAGACTGGAAGTTGTCTATAGGATTTTTGAAACATGACTTTTGAAACACGTCAGTTCTGGGGAGCAAAGAGGTGTAAGGGAAGGGATTATACTTTGGCATTTGAGTATAAAAGGggaaacaaatggagaaattTCACAAGTTCCCCAGgacaaaagaacaaaatcagGCAACCCACGCTCCTCCCCcactcaaaacaaacaaatcctTTAAAGTGTCTGGACTTTTCAGTGTTGACAGAAGAGGGCGCACTAAACTAGGGCTCTTAAACACCCAGCCCCACAGGACAGAACAAGAAAAAGATTAACAGGTTCATATAGAGTTATTGcaaaatatgagaaaatgaatttcatgACATATCTATGAAACCCAATTCACACACATTCCTGAACAAAAACAGCAacgaagcaaaagaaagctgtaaTAGAACACTCAGAACTAAAACAAGCATTTGAAGGCATGCAAAGTCACCtgagaaatttaaaaacccaAGACGAAATGAAAAGAGAGTTGATTGAACTTGAGGCAGGAGGTAAGCAGCTGGAGTTCATGCCGTGTGGACAGAAACTCCAAAAGATCAATAGGACAATTGAGAGAGGAGGCTGGatgggccctgcccagataaaatataaaagagatcacatatttctcattcttgaagtcAAAGGGACCTTCCTGTCTAGAAAGCTCCTTGGAGATCAAAAGGGGAGTGATGCCAAGGCTGCCTTCCAGGCTACCCACTGGAATCCACCTTGGCTGAGATGTGAGGGAGGGTCACATCTCACACAAGGGAGGATCATGAGATATACCACAAACGGGCTCAGAACCACGCAAATCAAAATGATCGATCAAAAGAAACCCTGAAGTAATGCCCCATAAATGTGATTCAAACTACCGGCAGGTGTGACTGTCTCTGAGCCCACCTGTGTGTCTATGCACACGTACCATTCTCATTTCCTCCTACTAAACACTTcgcttgtttcactactttctgttTTTGTGGGAATCCATTTCTGCAAAGCTAAaaggccagggccttgtcactgaccactgatTGCGTGGCTAGGATTCAGCTCTCGCTGACATGGCCTGACCTCAATCCCTGACCGGGAACTGAAACCCTGCTTCAAGCCACTGCAAGTGGAGGCCATCCAAGATCAAACtcaggaaagaaatggaagaaacagacaaaattaACTAGAACTAAAGATTACATTATAAGATGCTTGCAGGAGAACAgactcaaataaaaatataataagtggcattgaagaaagaaaaacaagagaatgaaaatgagatAAATACCTAGAAGGGGTCAGAAGAAACTAATGGAAACAAGACAGTCAAAAAGGAAACATCTGTATTATTAGAGTCCCTGGAGAAAAACTAAACAATGAACcagaaagtgttagtggctcggttgtgtctgactctttaccaccccgtggactgtagcctcccaggctcctctgtccctgggtttctccaggcaagagcactggggtaggttgccattcccttctccaagggatcttcccaactcagggatcaaacctgggtctcctgaactgcaggcagattctttacggtctgagccaccaggagaaccAGAACTGGTATTTAAGACTATAAGAAaactttccaagaaaaaaaaaaaatctgcacatTCAAAGGGCCCACTGGGAACCTTGGGAAATTAACCCAGAATGATCAACTTTGAGACACATCCTCACAAAACAgatttcaaagatttaaaaaaaaaaatttccaagatCTTTAGGCAGAAAGATTGAATAACTTACAAAGGCAAAAGAATTGGAAGGgtaatagacttttaaaaactgatgtgGAAAGCAGCAAAACAATGCAACAGTATTTTAAACTGtgaagagaaataaacaaatgccCTGTTTGAGGAAGACTTTAACATCTTTTAATCAGTAACTGACAAATCaagcaggcagaaaatcagtaaggatgtAGTTGAACTGAGCAGCACCATCAGTCAACCGGATTGAATTATAGAATACTTCTATAGATGATAGAACATTTATAGATTACAGAATATTGTATCCAACAAGAGCAGAATACATGTTATCAGGTACACATGGAACATCCACTGTGACAGACCACATTTTGGGCCATAAAACAgaccttaacaaatttaaaagaatacacaTTTGTTCTTGAATCACATTGGAATTAAACTAGCGATATCAATGACAGAATGATAACTGGAACATTCCCAAATATCTGCAGATTAACCAACATACTTTCATATAACAACATGGGTTGAGGAAACCTCttgagaaatattaaaatactctgatctaaatgaaaaggaaaatataacttGTTAAAATCTGTGTGATTCAGTGGAAGCAATACTTAGAATGAGGCTTATGgcattaaatgcatatattagaaaagaagaaagatctaaatATCAATTATCTAAATTTTTGCTTTAGTATACTAGAGAAACAAGAGTAATATAAGCCTAAAACAAGTAGAGGAAGTTAAATAACAAAAACTGGAGTGGAAATCAATAAAATGTCAAACACAAATTCAACAGAGAAaagcaatgaaaccaaaagctggttctatGAAACGATCAGTAAAATTGATCAGCATCTAGCCAGGCTaactgaaaaaagagagaagacacaaatcattaatatcagaaataaaagaggagtCTTCGTCACTCAGCCCATGGACAGTAAAAggataataaatattatgaacaGTTGTATGCTCAGTCTGATAACTAtatgaaatggaccaattcctcAAATGACACAAAGTAACAAAATTtacacaaaggggaaaaaaaacccttacacacaggaaaaaaaagatttgcatAGAGCTATCTCTAGAGAAAgtaaattaataattataatagttaATATTATATGTTCTTAATATATAATtagaatataataaatatgtgAGATGGGTTAAACTAGATGGGAGGAATCCTTTCACACTGTACACATATGTCAATTCATCatgatgtacactttaaatgttttctaattttatatgtcaattatatctcagtaaagttgaaaacaaaaatctcttgAAAGATAACAAAAAATAGTGAAAACCTcctaaaaaagaaagcaactggCCAAGATAGTTCCCTGGTGAATTCTCCttgtgaaaaaaaatttgagaaagaaCAATAGCAATTCTTtacaatctctttcagaaaatattaatagaagcagAGGGAACAACACTTCCTAACTCGTTCTCTGAGACCAGCATTATCCTAATACCAGAACCGGataaagacatcacaagaaaggaaaactacagaacaATATCACTCGAGCATAGGTACAAAAATCCTTCGTAAAATATGAGGAGATTGAATTCAGTATCCTTACATGTATGCTAATACTTTAGAAAAGAGTAAACAACAGAAAagtaaactaaaatattttaaaagttacacaGGGCAGGAGAGAACAGGTTAGAGGGAACAGGGATAGACACTAGCTTTCTCTAAATATATCTTTGTAGTTTGactttggaaatgaaaataatcGCACAAAGTAAAAccaaatcttttaaaatctatttctaaAAGTCAAAAGTCATGAAACACATGAGCCTAACTTTTTATCCAACTGGTAGCATAATCACAGAACTTAAAACCAGTAAACTGACTGTACATCCTAGTGGAATGTATCTTAAGGACAAAAAGagctacaaaaataattttttaactggTAATCATATTGTTAGTTGTAGTGTTGCTATTTTATTGAGAAAATTGTGTATGTAATGTGGAACAAGGCTGCTGAGCACTGGGATGTTTCATGTGGGAGAAAAAGATACTGAGGTAAGAGCATTGAGGTTAGGAAAAACcctctgttattgttcagttgctaagttgcgttcaattctttgtgaccccatggactctagcccaccaggctcccctatccatggggatttccaggcaagaatactggagtgggttgccattttcttctctaggggatcttccaagatcagagatcaaaccggtgtctcctgcgttagcaggtaaattctttaccactgaggctaccagggaagcccaaaaaaccCTGTAATCCTAGATATAATAGCATAAACTcatgatgtattttctttttgaaagagaaaaatacatattttcatgGAAAACATTTAGAAATGTCCACTGAAAACATCTAGAAACAATCCAGCAGTCATGAGCACATCTAGTGTCAAACTGAATTAGTAAATATCACTTCTTAGTAGAAGGAACCAAGAATCCTTGGATGATTCCAAGTCTGGAGCAGTAACTATTCAAGACAACCCACGAATATCTTGTGGTTCTGGGAAACAAGGAAACCGATCAAAGTctactttttgttgctgtttagcggctaagtagtgtctgactctttgcgaccccatggactgcagcctgccagattcctctgtcttgcctgggattttccaagcaagaatactagggtcACATCAAAAGACTCAGAAGCTCACTTGAAGAGGTTCCCATTAGAAAAAGGTGGGACAATATCAGGATCAATGAGAATAACAAACAGAAGTAACTGAagcattcaaaatttaaaaatacattatttaataatactactcttttttttttaaaaagtcaccatgGAAGCATGACAGGGGAACAAGTCATTTCAAAAActgagaaatacaaggaaagTATCGAGCAGTAATTGTGCCCTTCTTATACTCACTGTACCAAGGGGGAACCAAATAGTTGATGAGGGGAAGTTTTCCTTTTAGAACTATTCTAGtaaatggcatctggtcccatcactttatggcaaatagatggggaaaaagtgaaaacagtgacagattttattttcttgggctccaaaaacactgcagacagtgactgcagccatgacacttgctccttggaagaaaagctatgacaaatccagacagcatattaaaaagcagagacatcactttgctgacaaaagtctgtatagtcaaagctatagtttttccagtagtcatgtatggatgtgatagttggaccataatgaaggctgagtgctgaagaattgatgctttcaaactgtggtgctggagaagactcttgagagtcccttggacagcaaggagatcaaaccagtcaatcctaaaggaaattaaccctgaatattcattggaaggactgatgctgaagctccaattctttggccacctgatgtgaagaggtgactcactggaaaagaccctgatgctgagaaagattgagggcagaaggagaagggggcaacagaggatgagatggtcgggcagcatcaccgactcaatggacatgatgagtctgagcaagctccgggagattgTTAAGGAGagggaaacctggtgggctgcagtccatgcagactcaaagagtcagacacagcttagccactgaacaacgagaataaagtaaatgaagaagaaatgtgaACTTACAATACCAGTTTTGCAACCCATAGTGAATTGAAACAGCTGGTCAATGATCATCCAGGGCTGCTAACTTCACAGAAAAAGGGAAACATGAGGTATTAGGTCCCTCCTGATGGAAAAGCACACTGCCTCCCTTGAAGCAGTCTTtctcaccccctccccaaaaGAATCTGATGAAGCTTCTAGATCTAATTACTAATTTACAGGAAATAAGGGCAGATAAACCTAACACTATGAGAATGCAATCACTAAAATCCAGACTATGGGAAactgaacaaaaccaaaaatgtaaaaataaatcaaacatctacttccaaattaaaaaacccttatggagaaggaaatggcaacctagtagtcttgcctgggaaattccatggacagcggagcctggtgggctacagtccatggggtctcaaaagagtcacacacgacttagtgatggaaacaacaacaaaagctaacacaacattgtaaagccagTCTACTGCAATAAAAACAgtaattggttaaaaaaaaaaacccttagtaGTACAGCTTTAACAAGATATATATAAACAAGTTGAAAAGCAACTTCATGAGTATTGGTGAAATTCCCAAGAAAGTgttggggaaaaggaaaagatgtcTGTTGATGTGCTAGACAAGAAGACATGTGATGTAATGAGGGTGTAAAATGATCATAATCATTATTTGAAAGTGAGATAACTAATTCTGGGAGacccaggaaagaaaacaaaactattaggaaaaacaaataattcaatagatatatgtttaaaaaattaatatgtaagaatcaagaaatgcaaattaaaaccacaatgaggtaccatctcacgctggtcagaatggctgctatcaaaaaatctagaaacaataaatgctgga
Above is a genomic segment from Cervus elaphus chromosome 2, mCerEla1.1, whole genome shotgun sequence containing:
- the AP5B1 gene encoding AP-5 complex subunit beta-1; this encodes MGPLGRETWAQRLGAFRASPSAFMAGPEGEDLGRDLLSDLRSEKLSEPVKVALLALCLEYPAQLWPDAPAAEAAATSLLDTLVLLPPRPSALRRPLLLAATTALAAGGALSPASGASRRLLPLLLGLASGRDLGRSFGPASEQRPLQATAWECLRELESCRPGLLGGCLGLLRALLGREGPVQPLSLLLALALRNALVIQARTGAGLQGLLTAGDSSMEGGSWNWTLAEEGDVHLQPQAPSWPAAEEGEFGLAALELSPEEARELRATVAQLLDASYLLTPVAQAQLLWLLGWALRGLRGQPPVLFKPQLVRLLGTAQLTLLHATLALKAAFGEALFTAQDEVLLLRRLTLAAQHPALPLPTHLFYLHCLLNFPENWPLGPTGEEAAPLLLGSQLCRGLLPSLLHEPMALLARLHLLCLLCMEEEEKEEKGQDQSPRHYLEELLAGLRQRAALDSGPRALATLCFQASYLVAHCLAGQPVVLTPLTQGLAQLYRTRPALAPHFVDLLDRVGPELQEPLRVALRQEVVSRPGREEALRWHLLMLARVADGDAQSATLNFLWAAATHCTDWGLQQALLRVCRALLRAGVGGGLADLLQALARQLEDPDGQDHARLYYILLAHLAGPKLGVALGPSLAAPALASSLVAENQGFAAALMVQEAPAPVRLSVGPRRAEGPVPVLQLQVEVLEPVYSLELRFRVERQLYAPLGAVHVPCLCPGRPTRPLLLPLQPRRPAPARLAVRALYSTPSGLTCHAHLPPLLVTFADLFLPFPQPPEGARLDFFEELWDSCLPKGAESRLWCPLGPEGLEALVSRHLEPFVVVAQPPVSYLVAIRLPPDSRLLLRLEAAQADGVPVALRTDDWAVLPLVGDYLRGLSAAG